One part of the Sorangiineae bacterium MSr11954 genome encodes these proteins:
- a CDS encoding acyl-CoA dehydrogenase: protein MHIPEAYHVIERLEAQLGDPNDREQVLSFKRAVELDERDEYPRDGCAVLDRAGINDYYIPVTDGGRLASFDVLAAIARTVGRRDLTVAIAHHKTFLAAVHVWVAGSTAQRQRTALYIRSGGRMALGYHEKEHGSDFQATETVAQAIESGEYVLDGEKWFVNNATVGDVQTIFARTNERGGPRGFSLFLVDKRALDRDMYAHLPKLMTHGARGVDFSGIRFTKARLAADCLIGSQGGGVELTLRSFQITRAVVPAISLGAADTALRAVLEFALQRRLYGTTVFALARPRATIVDAFVDLLACDCVVIATARALHIVPEELRLWSAVTKFFVPATVGAMLDDLGEVLGARAYLREGYKFGIFQKIVRDHGAVPMFHAGGFLLLQTVGLSIPQLNTFRRSASPEARDAILDVLDTIFAWRHPLPPFEPDRLVPYGRFRDLLFAVERLSEQLEDGDVQTGLEPSVAGALAASFAALRTAVTHQGRDLDEHRARFGPSSSDKPEFFAICERYCVLHAAVVCAYTWARNRQDMDPAFGGGHWLVLCLQRLLQRVGIHQPVPDGIRDHVAELLVRLHRESRSFSVIPWRLAEPTSS, encoded by the coding sequence ATGCACATACCCGAGGCTTACCACGTCATCGAGCGGCTCGAAGCGCAGCTCGGCGATCCCAATGATCGCGAGCAGGTGCTCTCGTTCAAACGCGCGGTGGAGCTGGACGAGCGCGACGAATATCCTCGTGACGGATGTGCCGTGCTCGATCGCGCGGGGATAAATGACTACTATATCCCAGTTACGGACGGCGGACGGCTCGCGAGCTTCGACGTGTTGGCCGCCATCGCCCGTACCGTCGGACGGCGTGACTTGACGGTGGCGATTGCCCACCACAAAACGTTCCTCGCGGCCGTCCATGTGTGGGTCGCGGGTTCCACCGCGCAACGCCAGCGCACGGCGCTCTACATACGGTCGGGTGGGCGGATGGCGCTGGGGTACCACGAGAAGGAGCACGGCAGCGATTTTCAGGCGACCGAAACGGTGGCGCAAGCGATTGAATCGGGGGAGTACGTCCTCGACGGGGAGAAGTGGTTCGTCAACAACGCGACCGTCGGCGACGTGCAAACTATCTTTGCGCGGACGAACGAGCGCGGCGGGCCGCGTGGGTTTTCGCTCTTTCTCGTCGATAAGCGGGCGCTCGATCGGGATATGTATGCCCACTTGCCCAAGTTGATGACGCACGGGGCGCGCGGGGTCGACTTTAGCGGCATCCGGTTTACGAAGGCGCGCCTTGCGGCGGATTGTTTGATTGGTTCGCAGGGGGGTGGGGTCGAGCTCACCTTGCGCTCATTTCAGATTACGCGCGCGGTCGTGCCGGCCATTTCGTTGGGGGCCGCCGATACCGCGCTGCGTGCCGTGCTGGAATTTGCTTTACAGCGGCGCCTCTATGGTACCACGGTGTTCGCGCTCGCGAGGCCCAGGGCCACCATCGTGGACGCGTTCGTCGATCTGCTCGCCTGCGATTGCGTGGTGATTGCCACGGCGCGGGCGCTGCACATCGTGCCGGAGGAGCTGCGACTGTGGTCCGCGGTGACCAAGTTCTTCGTCCCGGCCACCGTCGGCGCCATGCTCGATGACCTCGGCGAGGTGCTTGGAGCCCGCGCCTATTTGAGAGAGGGGTACAAGTTCGGTATTTTCCAGAAAATCGTTCGCGATCATGGCGCCGTGCCCATGTTCCACGCGGGTGGCTTCCTCTTGCTCCAAACGGTGGGTCTTTCGATCCCGCAGCTCAACACCTTTCGGCGTTCGGCGAGTCCGGAAGCTCGCGACGCCATTCTCGATGTCCTGGATACCATTTTCGCATGGCGTCATCCGTTGCCGCCCTTCGAGCCGGATCGGCTCGTGCCCTATGGGCGCTTTCGCGATCTGCTCTTTGCCGTGGAGCGATTGTCGGAGCAGCTCGAGGACGGCGACGTGCAAACGGGATTGGAGCCGTCGGTCGCGGGCGCGCTCGCTGCGTCCTTTGCTGCGCTGCGTACGGCGGTGACGCATCAAGGCCGCGATCTCGATGAGCACCGTGCAAGGTTTGGTCCTTCGTCTTCCGATAAGCCGGAGTTCTTCGCGATCTGCGAGCGCTACTGCGTGCTCCATGCGGCCGTCGTGTGCGCGTATACGTGGGCACGGAATCGGCAAGATATGGATCCCGCTTTTGGCGGCGGGCACTGGCTCGTTCTCTGCTTGCAACGACTCCTTCAACGGGTCGGAATTCATCAGCCGGTGCCCGATGGCATTCGCGATCACGTCGCGGAGCTTCTCGTCCGGCTGCACCGTGAAAGCCGATCCTTCTCGGTCATCCCATGGCGGCTCGCCGAGCCAACGAGCTCCTGA
- a CDS encoding alpha/beta hydrolase: MVHGWQASAAHLAVLGRRFIEAGFRVVTFDMPAHGKSEGEETDITEITELGLQLSDRFGPFAAAVGHSYGAICLVNMLHLGVSIERLILLASPATYHGLVDRTCVLIGLSGKVRERFLDRINRRYAPYSYERDFNAVTNLSKHPIPTLVIHDSGDHEIPVGEAELLRHAHPQVNVMITSRLGHNSIVKAPAVVEACLSFIRDETGASPTPDASIDMPPDDRHIQGENR, from the coding sequence ATGGTGCATGGGTGGCAGGCCTCCGCCGCGCATCTTGCCGTTCTGGGGAGACGGTTCATCGAGGCGGGCTTTCGTGTGGTCACGTTCGACATGCCCGCCCACGGAAAGAGCGAGGGGGAGGAGACCGACATTACGGAGATCACCGAGCTCGGGCTCCAGTTGAGCGACCGGTTCGGTCCCTTTGCGGCTGCGGTGGGCCACTCCTATGGTGCGATATGCCTCGTCAACATGCTGCACCTCGGGGTCTCCATCGAGCGCTTGATTCTCCTGGCGAGCCCCGCCACCTACCACGGGCTCGTCGACCGGACGTGTGTGCTGATCGGGCTGTCCGGCAAGGTTCGGGAGCGGTTCCTCGATCGCATCAACCGACGGTATGCCCCTTATTCCTATGAGCGCGACTTCAACGCCGTCACCAACCTGTCCAAGCACCCCATCCCAACCCTCGTGATCCACGATTCGGGGGACCACGAGATCCCGGTGGGGGAAGCCGAGCTGCTTCGCCATGCGCATCCCCAGGTCAATGTGATGATCACGTCGCGGCTCGGTCATAACTCGATTGTGAAAGCACCGGCCGTGGTCGAGGCATGCCTGTCTTTCATCCGCGACGAAACCGGCGCGTCGCCGACGCCCGACGCCAGCATCGATATGCCTCCAGACGACCGCCACATACAGGGAGAGAACAGGTGA
- a CDS encoding fatty acid desaturase — protein sequence MLSTLRYCLVAYFFFPLIIAGTWVGGYWPLAYLLFAINMYVLVDNFTPPLTRIQTKREAPLNDLYLFLQVPLSALLLCIYLFKIRLMILGGAPLPGWAVLGFPLAPFSTIGETLAAGFAIGFHCGSNVVVAHEMMHRSSTFWRACSRTLLVMTGDAQFQEAHLYGHHSAVGTLADPATARRGEGFYRFLLRSTVGQWKEAYAFEQTRLRKEHGIAKWVKNRVLRGNAASLLLLGAVTWSCGLLGMTGYVIVMVITKAVLESVNYIQHYGLTREPGSKVEPQHSWECASRGSSMYLFNLTRHAQHHAVPRKPYWELEVQPTPYRLPHGYMLAIWIALIPRLWFRYADRLMNAAATRPPTTPTASSSSSSNVPAPDGTRILS from the coding sequence ATGTTGAGCACTCTCAGATATTGCCTCGTGGCATACTTCTTCTTTCCGCTGATCATCGCGGGCACGTGGGTAGGTGGCTACTGGCCCTTGGCCTATTTGCTGTTCGCGATCAACATGTACGTTCTCGTCGACAACTTCACCCCACCGTTGACCCGCATTCAGACGAAACGGGAGGCGCCTCTGAATGACCTCTACTTGTTCTTGCAAGTTCCCCTCTCGGCGCTTCTGCTCTGCATCTATCTATTTAAAATTCGATTGATGATCCTCGGCGGCGCCCCGCTTCCTGGGTGGGCGGTGTTGGGCTTTCCGCTGGCACCGTTCTCCACCATCGGGGAGACCCTGGCAGCGGGGTTTGCGATCGGCTTCCACTGCGGCAGCAACGTGGTGGTCGCACACGAAATGATGCATCGCAGCTCAACGTTCTGGAGAGCATGCAGCCGTACCCTCCTGGTGATGACCGGAGACGCCCAATTCCAAGAGGCGCACTTGTATGGCCACCACTCGGCCGTCGGCACGCTCGCCGATCCTGCCACGGCGCGGCGCGGCGAGGGATTTTATCGATTTCTGCTCCGATCCACGGTTGGCCAATGGAAGGAAGCCTATGCGTTCGAGCAAACCCGTCTTCGCAAGGAGCACGGCATCGCCAAGTGGGTGAAGAATCGGGTTTTGCGCGGCAATGCGGCGAGCCTCTTGCTGCTTGGAGCGGTCACCTGGTCGTGCGGTCTCCTGGGCATGACCGGCTACGTGATCGTGATGGTGATCACGAAAGCGGTCCTCGAATCGGTCAACTACATCCAGCACTATGGGCTGACACGGGAGCCGGGCTCGAAGGTCGAGCCGCAGCACAGCTGGGAGTGCGCCTCACGCGGGTCCTCGATGTACCTCTTCAACCTCACCCGCCACGCGCAGCACCATGCTGTCCCGCGAAAACCGTATTGGGAGCTCGAAGTCCAGCCTACACCGTACCGCTTGCCGCACGGGTACATGCTCGCGATTTGGATCGCGCTCATCCCGCGACTTTGGTTTCGTTATGCCGACCGCTTGATGAACGCGGCGGCAACTCGACCTCCGACGACGCCTACGGCCTCTTCGAGCTCCTCATCGAACGTGCCCGCCCCCGATGGCACGCGGATCCTCTCATGA
- a CDS encoding TetR/AcrR family transcriptional regulator → MGRSSGGPRPQRKPAGRYHHGELRRALLDAALGIIEKDGTGAVSLSAAARRVGVSPQASYNHFRDKGALLAAIAEEGLRALEASMRAAGAPGLGEGERLEAIGVAYVTHASAHPAHFRLLSAPELADKTEHPQLLAAYEGAFGVLLAAIEACQATGIVRGADTRKLAGAAWAMVHGVAWLLVDGQFGIAGADATHVARDSVRVLFKGLEARGPRESAPRRK, encoded by the coding sequence GTGGGTAGATCGTCCGGAGGACCGCGGCCGCAAAGGAAACCCGCCGGCAGGTATCATCACGGCGAGCTTCGCCGCGCCCTCCTCGATGCCGCGCTCGGCATCATCGAAAAGGACGGCACCGGCGCCGTCTCGCTGAGCGCGGCCGCGCGTCGCGTCGGAGTCTCACCCCAAGCGAGCTACAACCATTTCCGTGACAAGGGCGCATTGCTCGCGGCCATTGCGGAAGAGGGGTTGCGCGCGCTCGAGGCGAGCATGCGCGCGGCCGGCGCTCCCGGTCTCGGTGAAGGCGAGCGGCTCGAGGCCATCGGAGTCGCGTACGTCACGCACGCGAGCGCCCATCCAGCACACTTTCGATTGCTCAGCGCTCCGGAGCTCGCAGACAAGACGGAGCACCCGCAGCTCTTGGCCGCTTACGAAGGTGCGTTCGGCGTGCTCCTCGCGGCCATCGAGGCGTGCCAAGCGACCGGCATCGTACGCGGAGCCGATACGCGGAAGCTCGCGGGCGCCGCATGGGCGATGGTGCACGGCGTGGCGTGGCTGCTCGTCGATGGTCAATTCGGGATCGCCGGAGCCGACGCTACGCACGTGGCGCGCGATTCGGTGCGGGTGC
- a CDS encoding SDR family oxidoreductase, which produces MRIDIVGKSDYFALALGSPKALKIRASEPVAPRLKNLTRAGANEPRTVLLLGATGFVGMHILYELLQRKDVAKIYALVRKKRAASPEARLTASMRGYGLPLEKSDRLEVIDGDFTHGHQFGLSDAHYTKLLGSVDVVLNAAGATNHTYPYAYFRSEAIVPLLRMMEFCATERFKTLHFIGSMNGEVFRSKRDFLRFGFYHCGYSRMKWIVKYLAVWAREQGLAASIYLPPHIVGSSLTAFKDPGLRYSFWHMVWYASQLRKVWDAEEPVPVISADALARSVCDNALLSEPRMFAYPASYISSAEFAQAFGWTVVPWKEFRAELKRTFTFSLRKWNPKKPLSSVFDMLLHMFFTRALFTNDLPDLISAITRAAQRHEPAVATELPPSRYIHECARRNYIIGRSMAAGALPSGQGEGVMALKELTRERV; this is translated from the coding sequence GTGAGAATAGACATCGTCGGCAAGTCGGATTATTTCGCGCTGGCGCTCGGCAGCCCGAAGGCGTTGAAGATTCGAGCGTCGGAGCCGGTTGCGCCGCGCCTGAAGAATCTGACCCGCGCTGGAGCCAACGAGCCTCGCACCGTGCTCCTGCTGGGGGCGACGGGCTTCGTGGGCATGCACATCCTGTACGAGCTACTCCAACGAAAAGACGTGGCCAAAATTTACGCGCTCGTGCGCAAGAAGCGCGCGGCGAGCCCGGAGGCTCGACTCACCGCGTCCATGCGCGGCTATGGGCTACCGCTCGAAAAGAGTGACCGCTTGGAGGTGATCGATGGGGATTTCACCCATGGTCATCAATTCGGTCTCTCCGATGCCCACTACACCAAGCTCCTTGGTTCGGTCGACGTCGTGCTCAATGCGGCGGGCGCCACCAACCACACCTACCCTTATGCGTACTTCCGAAGCGAGGCGATCGTCCCGCTCCTTCGGATGATGGAGTTCTGCGCCACCGAGCGGTTCAAGACCTTGCACTTCATTGGCTCGATGAACGGTGAGGTCTTTCGGTCCAAGCGCGATTTCCTGCGATTCGGCTTCTACCACTGCGGGTACAGCCGCATGAAGTGGATCGTCAAGTACCTCGCCGTCTGGGCGCGCGAGCAAGGGCTCGCGGCATCCATCTACTTGCCGCCGCACATCGTGGGCAGCAGCCTCACGGCGTTCAAGGATCCGGGCTTGCGCTATTCGTTTTGGCACATGGTTTGGTATGCCAGCCAACTGAGGAAGGTCTGGGACGCCGAGGAGCCGGTTCCCGTGATCTCCGCCGACGCGCTCGCCCGATCCGTCTGCGACAACGCGCTCCTCTCCGAGCCCCGGATGTTTGCCTATCCGGCGTCGTACATCAGCAGCGCCGAGTTCGCACAAGCCTTTGGTTGGACGGTGGTGCCCTGGAAGGAGTTCCGCGCGGAGCTCAAACGCACCTTCACGTTCTCCTTGCGGAAGTGGAACCCCAAGAAGCCGCTCTCCAGTGTCTTCGATATGTTGCTGCATATGTTCTTTACGAGGGCATTGTTCACGAACGATCTGCCCGATCTCATCTCGGCCATCACCCGAGCGGCCCAGCGGCACGAGCCCGCGGTCGCCACCGAGCTGCCGCCGAGTCGCTACATCCATGAGTGCGCGCGCAGAAATTACATCATTGGTAGAAGCATGGCGGCGGGTGCGTTGCCCAGTGGCCAGGGCGAGGGCGTGATGGCCCTCAAAGAGCTCACGAGAGAAAGGGTTTGA
- a CDS encoding class I SAM-dependent methyltransferase yields the protein MQNAAQMRERVEIQDLYDESFVRGAEEAKRLAERVARQVYLRHLVHDRRPYPALLGEEPEASTGRSAYHFKKRLLDYLIDKGDLVARDDGVLEMSAELAQTPIADEDTTKLSCEGFVLLAHLPDVVEAVLSGVDGFVAIGQRHGMGAALDHWVSAMVEIPVRVPGIVMTARALTQRLERGPCVVLEGGAGVGAVLRHALALPRFREAIPNIEQYHFTEISPILLSMGRNWLRTHAPPELMRRMRFEIHDLDRTPQQNLPYTQNESVDVIILEFVLYDLMNLHDVLVTFRKMLKPGGILIFTMAYRQRPSVFFPAEILQSTLHSYYRAKLDPPRRIHYGYLTLEEWQLSLRDAGFVDYHVYPEPERHPELPLGGIVAFK from the coding sequence ATGCAGAATGCCGCCCAAATGCGCGAACGCGTCGAAATCCAGGATTTGTATGACGAGTCCTTCGTGCGCGGTGCCGAGGAGGCGAAGCGCCTCGCGGAGCGCGTAGCCCGCCAGGTTTATTTGCGCCATTTGGTGCATGATCGCCGTCCGTATCCTGCCCTCCTCGGCGAAGAGCCCGAGGCGTCGACGGGTCGCAGCGCATACCATTTCAAGAAACGGCTCCTCGACTATTTAATCGACAAGGGCGATCTCGTCGCGCGCGACGATGGCGTCCTCGAAATGTCCGCTGAGCTAGCGCAGACCCCCATCGCCGATGAAGACACGACGAAATTGAGTTGCGAGGGCTTCGTTCTCCTCGCGCACCTTCCCGACGTGGTCGAGGCGGTCCTCTCCGGGGTCGACGGCTTCGTTGCCATTGGCCAGCGGCATGGAATGGGGGCCGCGCTCGATCATTGGGTTTCGGCGATGGTGGAGATCCCCGTGCGGGTCCCTGGGATCGTCATGACGGCCCGGGCACTGACCCAGCGCCTCGAGCGCGGCCCATGTGTCGTGCTCGAAGGAGGTGCCGGCGTAGGTGCGGTGCTTCGACACGCTCTCGCGCTACCTCGTTTTCGCGAGGCCATTCCCAACATCGAACAGTACCACTTCACCGAGATCAGCCCGATTTTGCTGAGCATGGGCAGGAACTGGCTTCGCACCCACGCCCCGCCCGAGCTCATGCGCCGAATGCGTTTCGAGATCCACGATCTCGATCGCACGCCGCAACAGAACCTCCCCTATACCCAGAACGAGTCCGTCGACGTCATCATCCTCGAGTTCGTCCTGTACGATCTCATGAACCTGCACGATGTTCTCGTCACGTTCCGAAAGATGTTGAAGCCAGGGGGAATACTGATCTTCACCATGGCCTACCGCCAGCGTCCCTCGGTCTTCTTCCCGGCCGAGATCCTTCAATCCACCTTGCACAGCTACTACCGCGCCAAGCTCGATCCACCTCGACGAATCCACTATGGGTACCTGACGCTCGAAGAATGGCAACTCTCCCTGCGCGACGCAGGATTCGTGGACTACCACGTTTATCCTGAACCCGAGCGCCATCCCGAGTTGCCGCTCGGCGGCATCGTTGCCTTCAAGTAG
- a CDS encoding nuclear transport factor 2 family protein, whose translation MYHFFVRRHLREVFARLNAGDYAFITRQFGPSAVHWFAGQHALSGERKSPARIKEWYERLANVFPGIRFDIRKLIVAGPPWNTHAAVEWVDEARDRNGKPLPNQGVFILRLRWGKAIEFRVYCDTARIEKNLGILSSQGVAAASAAPIAG comes from the coding sequence ATGTACCACTTCTTCGTCCGGCGCCATTTGCGGGAGGTCTTCGCGCGACTCAACGCGGGTGACTACGCCTTCATCACGCGCCAATTTGGTCCGAGCGCCGTGCACTGGTTTGCGGGGCAGCACGCGCTCTCCGGAGAGCGGAAATCACCGGCTCGCATCAAGGAATGGTACGAACGGCTGGCAAATGTCTTTCCGGGGATTCGATTCGACATTCGGAAGCTGATCGTCGCGGGGCCCCCGTGGAATACGCACGCCGCCGTCGAATGGGTGGACGAGGCGCGGGATCGCAACGGCAAGCCGCTCCCGAATCAAGGCGTCTTCATCCTGCGGCTGCGATGGGGAAAAGCGATCGAGTTCCGCGTCTATTGCGACACCGCCCGGATCGAGAAGAACCTCGGGATCCTGAGCTCGCAAGGAGTCGCCGCGGCGAGCGCGGCTCCTATCGCAGGTTGA